Proteins encoded by one window of Lycium barbarum isolate Lr01 chromosome 11, ASM1917538v2, whole genome shotgun sequence:
- the LOC132618092 gene encoding sister chromatid cohesion protein SCC2 isoform X1 translates to MANTSSSSGVPQGLISLSNTVHSEIAPSLPLASLPVFCGAVDQDLRLFDDYERRSNKSSRSLNNRSDVLGHAAKIADLLHNTDVSYLNLRADASPQPCGFVGHLDLHNEVLRCNSEAFALINAGPIKETARNRKADSSPLESIPAVQLPRQGTVEINNYQHDHITSDVTASSRKPKVKKKGRADTLLSSGPDASECQDAVVAGFCEMLEDFCGRAEMFSDERDEREFLPMSAADLNVVLKEITSIRAKKALNLVPVDNLVRLLRVLDHQIHRAEGLSINDCEHMDAEVVSSIFCALESIHAALAIMAYNGMPKQLYKEEIIERIMDFSRHQVMDVIFGSDPVYRALHKPPDIGIHEGEEDEELDGDFVSPNRKKRTTRSVKPRKSTSNKVSSAVSNILQKLDVILGFLKELCTIERLPDSCILQLIKTCFTTFVVENIQLLQMKSISLISGIFYAYTQHRAYIMDEALQILLKLPSSKRMPRTYPLPDEEQRQIQLITALLIQIVHSSSNLPDVLRESINSPSLEVSIDASYPTKSFESVTEACCLFWSRVLQRLTNTKNQEAAELKTMIENLVIDLLTTLNLPEYPASAPLLEVLCVLLLQNAGLKSKDVSVRSMAIDLLGTIAARLKQDAVRCREEKFWIVKELRSEDMIDRNLPKDACSVCLDTRIDKSLVRCHGCQRLFHVNCTGIRGHDIPNRGFHCQMCFSKKQLLALKSLSESQSKDSGQNKRSKSGKTSQITEAVTNLEIVQQLLLNYLHDAATVDGLHLFTRWFYLCLWYKDDPYSEQKFMYYVARLKSQAIVRDSGSVSSQITRESAKKITLALGRNSSFSRGFDKILQVLLASLRENSPIIRAKALRAVSIIVEADPEVLGDKLVQTAVEGRFCDSAISAREAALELVGRHIASYPDVGLKYFEKLAERIRDTGVSVRKRAIKIIRDMCTSNSNFSELSTACVEIISRVNDEESSVQDLVCKTFYEFWFEEPSGSQHFGDGSSVPLEVAKKTEQIVQMLRRMPSLQPLVTVIKRNLALDFFSQSAKAVGINPVSLASVRKRCELMCKCLLEKILQVTEMNTGEGEVQMLPYMRLLHAFCVVDPTLCAPASDPSQFVITLQPYLKSQADNRVAAQLLESIIFVIDSVMPLLRKLPQSVAEELEQDLKQMIVRHSFLTVVHACIKCLCSVSKVAGKGSTIIEHLIQLFFKRLDALGFSNKQNFQQVGRSLFCLGLLIRYSSSLLCASASNNSLHVASSLNLFKKYLQAEDFVIKVRSLQALGYVFIARPECMLEKDVGRILEATLSSNTDTRLKMQSLQNMYEYLLDAESQMGADNASENEVSNTAVGGPSVPVAAGAGDTNICGGIVQLYWAKILERCLDVNEQVRQSALKIVEVVLRQGLVHPITCVPSLIALETDPQEVNSKLAHHLLMNMNEKYPSFFESRLGDGLQMSFMFIRAMNKGGSQSLKPQSKAPDIMSGKSDPASFTHARLGVSRIYKLIRGNRISRNKFMASVVRKFDTPSWSDSVVPFLIYCTEILALLPFTSPDEPLYLIYSINRIIQVRAGTVEANMKGFLQFLQAGSQKINGSASIQTEPNQPVRCETETMVINAKIEEGLEGNHVGVDYGSVDSYMPHLASLNPHGISNADMQMIQVECLAAGALQLLLRLKRHLKIVYDLNDARCQAYSPNEPPKPGEGFSRQSLPFNVSEINIEPPKNYEDFVRRYQDFKNALKEDTVDYAIYTANIKRKRPPPRRSRKSGRVMGGGDEDDEDYEDWGSGARTINSGRRSSSRLRQQF, encoded by the exons GCCCCATTAAGGAGACTGCACGAAATCGCAAGGCTGATTCAAGTCCTCTTGAGAGTATACCTGCTGTCCAACTTCCACGACAAGGCACTGTAGAGATCAACAATTATCAGCATGACCATATTACTAGT GATGTTACTGCATCTTCTAGGAAACCAAAAGTCAAGAAGAAAGGAAGGGCGGACACCTTACTATCAAGTGGTCCTGATGCTTCTGAATGTCAAG ATGCAGTTGTAGCAGGTTTCTGTGAGATGTTGGAAGATTTTTGTGGCAGGGCAGAAATGTTTAGTGATGAGCGGGACGAAAGAGAATTTTTACCAATGTCTGCGGCAGATCTTAATGTTGTTCTGAAGGAGATCACATCTATCCGAGCTAAGAAAGCACTGAATTTGGTTCCAGTTGATAATCTAGTGAGATTACTTAGGGTCTTAGATCACCAGATTCATCGAGCAGAAGGTTTATCAATTAATGATTGTGAACAT ATGGATGCTGAGGTTGTGTCATCGATTTTCTGTGCTTTAGAGTCCATTCATGCAGCTTTAGCTATAATGGCTTACAATGGGATGCCTAAGCAATTATATAAAGAAGAA ATCATTGAAAGAATCATGGATTTCTCTCGGCACCAAGTTATGGATGTTATCTTTGGTAGTGATCCCGTATACCGTGCGCTGCACAAACCACCTGATATAGGGATTCATGAAG GTGAAGAAGATGAAGAGCTTGATGGGGATTTTGTTTCACCAAATAGGAAGAAGAGAACTACTAGGAGTGTGAAACCAAGGAAATCAACATCaaacaa GGTTTCTTCTGCTGTTAGTAATATACTTCAGAAGCTTGATGTGATTCTTGGTTTTCTTAAGGAGTTGTGCACTATAGAGCGCCTACCAGACAGTTGCATTCTCCAACTTATCAAGACTTGTTTCACAACATTTGTGGTTGAGAATATCCAGCTTTTGCAAATGAAATCAATAAGCTTAATTAGTGGG ATATTTTATGCATACACACAGCATCGTGCTTATATAATGGACGAGGCACTTCAGATTCTTTTGAAGTTACCCTCTTCTAAGCGCATGCCCAGAACTTATCCTCTACCTGATGAGGAGCAGAGGCAAATTCAGCTCATCACTGCTCTTTTGATTCAAATAGTTCACAGCAGTTCAAACCTTCCGGATGTTTTGAGGGAATCAATTAACAGTCCTTCACTAGAAGTCTCAATTGATGCCAGTTACCCTACCAAATCCTTTGAGTCAGTCACTGAAGCTTGCTGTCTTTTCTGGAGTCGTGTTCTTCAACGTCTAACGAACACAAAAAATCAAGAGGCAGCTGAGTTGAAGACAATGATTGAGAATCTTGTCATTGATCTGTTAACTACTTTGAATTTGCCTGAATATCCTGCCTCTGCTCCTCTTCTAGAG GTTCTTTGTGTTTTACTCCTTCAAAATGCTGGGCTGAAATCTAAAGATGTTTCTGTTCGTTCGATGGCCATTGACCTTCTTGGCACAATTGCTGCAAGGCTGAAACAAGATGCAGTCCGCTGTAGGGAGGAGAAATTCTGGATAGTAAAGGAGTTGAGAAGCGAAGACATGATTGACCGGAATCTTCCCAAGGATGCATGTTCTGTTTGTTTGGATACCAGGATTGACAAATCGCTTGTTCGATGCCATGGTTGTCAGAGACTGTTTCATGTCAATTGTACTGGAATTAGGGGTCATGATATTCCTAATCGCGGCTTTCATTGTCAGATGTGTTTCTCCAAGAAGCAACTTCTTGCACTGAAATCACTAAGTGAGTCTCAGTCCAAGGATTCTGGGCAAAATAAACGTAGTAAGTCAGGAAAGACGTCACAAATTACTGAGGCAGTCACAAATTTAGAGATTGTTCAGCAGCTACTACTCAACTATCTCCATGATGCTGCGACTGTGGATGGTTTACATCTATTTACTCGCTG GTTTTATCTTTGTCTTTGGTACAAAGATGACCCTTATTCTGAGCAAAAGTTCATGTATTATGTTGCACGATTAAAATCACAAGCAATTGTGCGCGATTCTGGTTCTGTTTCTTCACAAATCACAAGGGAGTCTGCTAAAAAGATTACTTTAGCATTGGGACGGAATAGTTCTTTCTCTAGAGGATTTGACAAGATTCTGCAAGTGCTTCTG GCAAGTTTGCGGGAGAACTCTCCAATCATTCGTGCAAAGGCATTGCGAGCA GTTAGCATCATTGTTGAGGCTGATCCAGAGGTTTTGGGTGACAAGCTTGTCCAAACAGCAGTGGAAGGGAGGTTTTGTGACTCTGCTATATCTGCCCGAGAAGCTGCATTGGAACTTGTAGGCAGGCATATTGCTTCATATCCTGATGTTGGTCTGAAG TACTTTGAGAAGTTGGCGGAAAGGATAAGGGATACTGGAGTAAGTGTGCGAAAGCGTGCTATCAAAATCATACGGGACATGTGCACTTCAAATTCTAACTTCTCAGAGTTGAGTACTGCTTGCGTTGAAATTATTTCCCGAGTAAATGATGAGGAATCCAGTGTACAG GACCTGGTCTGCAAAACATTTTACGAGTTTTGGTTTGAAGAACCTTCTGGTTCACAGCATTTCGGAGATGGAAGTTCTGTTCCACTTGAGGTGGCTAAGAAAACAGAGCAAATTGTTCAGATGCTGAGAAGGATGCCCAGTCTTCAACCTCTTGTAACTGTGATTAAACGCAACTTAGCTCTTGATTTCTTTTCACAATCTGCTAAAGCTGTTGGCATCAACCCTGTGTCCCTTGCTTCAGTCCGTAAGCGCTGCGAATTGATGTGCAAGTGCTTACTGGAGAAAATACTGCAG GTGACAGAGATGAACACTGGAGAAGGAGAGGTGCAGATGCTACCATACATGAGACTCTTGCATgctttttgtgttgttgatcctaCTCTATGTGCACCAGCTTCTGATCCTTCCCAGTTTGTGATCACCCTACAACCTTATTTGAAGAGTCAG GCTGATAATCGAGTTGCGGCCCAGCTTTTGGAGAGTATAATCTTTGTAATTGATTCTGTTATGCCTTTACTACGGAAGCTTCCTCAAAGTGTTGCCGAAGAACTCGAACAAGATCTGAAGCAAATGATCGTTCGGCATTCTTTCTTGACAGTTGTCCATGCTTGCATCAA GTGCCTCTGCTCTGTAAGTAAAGTCGCTGGAAAAGGTTCAACTATTATTGAACACCTTATCCAGTTATTCTTCAAACGCCTAGATGCCCTAGGTTTCAGTAACAAGCAG AACTTTCAGCAAGTGGGCCGGTCTCTTTTCTGCCTGGGTTTGCTAATACGTTACAGTAGCTCTTTGTTGTGTGCATCTGCTTCCAATAACAGCTTACATGTCGCCAGCAGCCTCAACCTATTTAAGAAATATCTACAGGCCGAGGACTTTGTTATCAAGGTCCGCTCATTGCAG GCACTGGGCTATGTTTTTATTGCTCGTCCTGAATGTATGCTGGAAAAGGATGTAGGCAGAATTTTGGAGGCCACACTTTCTTCTAATACTGATACACGACTCAAG ATGCAATCACTGCAAAACATGTATGAGTATCTTCTTGATGCTGAAAGTCAAATGGGAGCAGATAATGCAAGTGAGAATGAAGTTTCTAATACGGCAGTTGGTGGTCCTAGTGTGCCTGTTGCTGCAGGGGCTGGTGATACCAACATTTGTGGGGGAATAGTTCAGTTGTATTGGGCTAAAATCTTAGAAAGATGCCTGGATGTGAATGAACAAGTGCGTCAGTCTGCTCTTAAG ATTGTGGAAGTTGTATTGCGTCAAGGTCTTGTCCATCCTATTACCTGTGTTCCCTCTTTGATAGCTCTTGAAACAGATCCTCAGGAGGTGAACTCAAAGCTGGCTCATCATTTGTTGATGAACATGAATGAGAA GTATCCATCCTTCTTTGAGAGCCGTCTTGGTGATGGTCTACAAATGTCATTTATGTTCATACGAGCCATGAATAAAGGTGGTTCTCAAAGTTTAAAACCCCAGTCCAAAGCTCCAGATATCATGTCAGGAAAGTCAGACCCTGCCTCATTTACCCATGCAAGGCTTGGGGTGTCTCGAATCTATAAGCTCATCCGTGGAAATCGTATTTCAAGGAACAAATTTATGGCCTCAGTTGTGCGCAAATTTGATACACCAAGCTGGAGTGATTCAGTAGTCCCATTTTTGAT ATACTGCACTGAAATTCTTGCTTTGCTTCCATTCACTTCGCCTGATGAGCCCCTTTATCTGATCTATTCTATAAATCGGATTATTCAAGTTAGGGCTGGCACGGTGGAGGCAAATATGAAGGGATTTTTACAATTTTTACAAGCAGGTTCTCAAAAAATAAATGGAAGTGCGAGCATTCAGACAGAGCCTAATCAACCTGTTAGGTGTGAGACTGAAACAATGGTTATCAACGCAAAAATCGAGGAAGGCTTGGAAGGTAATCATGTCGGTGTAGATTATGGATCAGTGGATTCATATATGCCCCATCTGGCATCATTAAATCCACATGGCATATCAAATGCTGATATGCAGATGATCCAG GTGGAATGTCTGGCAGCTGGTGCTTTGCAGCTGCTTCTGAGGCTAAAGAGGCACCTCAAGATTGTGTATGATCTAAATGATGCCCGTTGCCAG GCATATTCTCCAAATGAACCTCCAAAACCTGGGGAAGGTTTTTCAAGGCAAAGTCTTCCTTTCAATGTGAGTGAAATTAACATAGAGCCCCCAAAGAATTATGAAGACTTTGTCCGGAGATATCAG GATTTCAAGAATGCATTGAAGGAAGATACAGTGGACTATGCAATCTACACGGCGAACATTAAAAGGAAACGCCCCCCTCCAAGAAGAAGCAGGAAATCTGGTCGAGTGATGGGTGGTggtgatgaagatgatgaagactatgaAGATTGGGGTAGTGGAGCGAGGACTATTAATAGTGGCAGAAGAAGCAGTAGCAGGTTAAGGCAGCAATTCTAA
- the LOC132618092 gene encoding sister chromatid cohesion protein SCC2 isoform X2: MLEDFCGRAEMFSDERDEREFLPMSAADLNVVLKEITSIRAKKALNLVPVDNLVRLLRVLDHQIHRAEGLSINDCEHMDAEVVSSIFCALESIHAALAIMAYNGMPKQLYKEEIIERIMDFSRHQVMDVIFGSDPVYRALHKPPDIGIHEGEEDEELDGDFVSPNRKKRTTRSVKPRKSTSNKVSSAVSNILQKLDVILGFLKELCTIERLPDSCILQLIKTCFTTFVVENIQLLQMKSISLISGIFYAYTQHRAYIMDEALQILLKLPSSKRMPRTYPLPDEEQRQIQLITALLIQIVHSSSNLPDVLRESINSPSLEVSIDASYPTKSFESVTEACCLFWSRVLQRLTNTKNQEAAELKTMIENLVIDLLTTLNLPEYPASAPLLEVLCVLLLQNAGLKSKDVSVRSMAIDLLGTIAARLKQDAVRCREEKFWIVKELRSEDMIDRNLPKDACSVCLDTRIDKSLVRCHGCQRLFHVNCTGIRGHDIPNRGFHCQMCFSKKQLLALKSLSESQSKDSGQNKRSKSGKTSQITEAVTNLEIVQQLLLNYLHDAATVDGLHLFTRWFYLCLWYKDDPYSEQKFMYYVARLKSQAIVRDSGSVSSQITRESAKKITLALGRNSSFSRGFDKILQVLLASLRENSPIIRAKALRAVSIIVEADPEVLGDKLVQTAVEGRFCDSAISAREAALELVGRHIASYPDVGLKYFEKLAERIRDTGVSVRKRAIKIIRDMCTSNSNFSELSTACVEIISRVNDEESSVQDLVCKTFYEFWFEEPSGSQHFGDGSSVPLEVAKKTEQIVQMLRRMPSLQPLVTVIKRNLALDFFSQSAKAVGINPVSLASVRKRCELMCKCLLEKILQVTEMNTGEGEVQMLPYMRLLHAFCVVDPTLCAPASDPSQFVITLQPYLKSQADNRVAAQLLESIIFVIDSVMPLLRKLPQSVAEELEQDLKQMIVRHSFLTVVHACIKCLCSVSKVAGKGSTIIEHLIQLFFKRLDALGFSNKQNFQQVGRSLFCLGLLIRYSSSLLCASASNNSLHVASSLNLFKKYLQAEDFVIKVRSLQALGYVFIARPECMLEKDVGRILEATLSSNTDTRLKMQSLQNMYEYLLDAESQMGADNASENEVSNTAVGGPSVPVAAGAGDTNICGGIVQLYWAKILERCLDVNEQVRQSALKIVEVVLRQGLVHPITCVPSLIALETDPQEVNSKLAHHLLMNMNEKYPSFFESRLGDGLQMSFMFIRAMNKGGSQSLKPQSKAPDIMSGKSDPASFTHARLGVSRIYKLIRGNRISRNKFMASVVRKFDTPSWSDSVVPFLIYCTEILALLPFTSPDEPLYLIYSINRIIQVRAGTVEANMKGFLQFLQAGSQKINGSASIQTEPNQPVRCETETMVINAKIEEGLEGNHVGVDYGSVDSYMPHLASLNPHGISNADMQMIQVECLAAGALQLLLRLKRHLKIVYDLNDARCQAYSPNEPPKPGEGFSRQSLPFNVSEINIEPPKNYEDFVRRYQDFKNALKEDTVDYAIYTANIKRKRPPPRRSRKSGRVMGGGDEDDEDYEDWGSGARTINSGRRSSSRLRQQF, encoded by the exons ATGTTGGAAGATTTTTGTGGCAGGGCAGAAATGTTTAGTGATGAGCGGGACGAAAGAGAATTTTTACCAATGTCTGCGGCAGATCTTAATGTTGTTCTGAAGGAGATCACATCTATCCGAGCTAAGAAAGCACTGAATTTGGTTCCAGTTGATAATCTAGTGAGATTACTTAGGGTCTTAGATCACCAGATTCATCGAGCAGAAGGTTTATCAATTAATGATTGTGAACAT ATGGATGCTGAGGTTGTGTCATCGATTTTCTGTGCTTTAGAGTCCATTCATGCAGCTTTAGCTATAATGGCTTACAATGGGATGCCTAAGCAATTATATAAAGAAGAA ATCATTGAAAGAATCATGGATTTCTCTCGGCACCAAGTTATGGATGTTATCTTTGGTAGTGATCCCGTATACCGTGCGCTGCACAAACCACCTGATATAGGGATTCATGAAG GTGAAGAAGATGAAGAGCTTGATGGGGATTTTGTTTCACCAAATAGGAAGAAGAGAACTACTAGGAGTGTGAAACCAAGGAAATCAACATCaaacaa GGTTTCTTCTGCTGTTAGTAATATACTTCAGAAGCTTGATGTGATTCTTGGTTTTCTTAAGGAGTTGTGCACTATAGAGCGCCTACCAGACAGTTGCATTCTCCAACTTATCAAGACTTGTTTCACAACATTTGTGGTTGAGAATATCCAGCTTTTGCAAATGAAATCAATAAGCTTAATTAGTGGG ATATTTTATGCATACACACAGCATCGTGCTTATATAATGGACGAGGCACTTCAGATTCTTTTGAAGTTACCCTCTTCTAAGCGCATGCCCAGAACTTATCCTCTACCTGATGAGGAGCAGAGGCAAATTCAGCTCATCACTGCTCTTTTGATTCAAATAGTTCACAGCAGTTCAAACCTTCCGGATGTTTTGAGGGAATCAATTAACAGTCCTTCACTAGAAGTCTCAATTGATGCCAGTTACCCTACCAAATCCTTTGAGTCAGTCACTGAAGCTTGCTGTCTTTTCTGGAGTCGTGTTCTTCAACGTCTAACGAACACAAAAAATCAAGAGGCAGCTGAGTTGAAGACAATGATTGAGAATCTTGTCATTGATCTGTTAACTACTTTGAATTTGCCTGAATATCCTGCCTCTGCTCCTCTTCTAGAG GTTCTTTGTGTTTTACTCCTTCAAAATGCTGGGCTGAAATCTAAAGATGTTTCTGTTCGTTCGATGGCCATTGACCTTCTTGGCACAATTGCTGCAAGGCTGAAACAAGATGCAGTCCGCTGTAGGGAGGAGAAATTCTGGATAGTAAAGGAGTTGAGAAGCGAAGACATGATTGACCGGAATCTTCCCAAGGATGCATGTTCTGTTTGTTTGGATACCAGGATTGACAAATCGCTTGTTCGATGCCATGGTTGTCAGAGACTGTTTCATGTCAATTGTACTGGAATTAGGGGTCATGATATTCCTAATCGCGGCTTTCATTGTCAGATGTGTTTCTCCAAGAAGCAACTTCTTGCACTGAAATCACTAAGTGAGTCTCAGTCCAAGGATTCTGGGCAAAATAAACGTAGTAAGTCAGGAAAGACGTCACAAATTACTGAGGCAGTCACAAATTTAGAGATTGTTCAGCAGCTACTACTCAACTATCTCCATGATGCTGCGACTGTGGATGGTTTACATCTATTTACTCGCTG GTTTTATCTTTGTCTTTGGTACAAAGATGACCCTTATTCTGAGCAAAAGTTCATGTATTATGTTGCACGATTAAAATCACAAGCAATTGTGCGCGATTCTGGTTCTGTTTCTTCACAAATCACAAGGGAGTCTGCTAAAAAGATTACTTTAGCATTGGGACGGAATAGTTCTTTCTCTAGAGGATTTGACAAGATTCTGCAAGTGCTTCTG GCAAGTTTGCGGGAGAACTCTCCAATCATTCGTGCAAAGGCATTGCGAGCA GTTAGCATCATTGTTGAGGCTGATCCAGAGGTTTTGGGTGACAAGCTTGTCCAAACAGCAGTGGAAGGGAGGTTTTGTGACTCTGCTATATCTGCCCGAGAAGCTGCATTGGAACTTGTAGGCAGGCATATTGCTTCATATCCTGATGTTGGTCTGAAG TACTTTGAGAAGTTGGCGGAAAGGATAAGGGATACTGGAGTAAGTGTGCGAAAGCGTGCTATCAAAATCATACGGGACATGTGCACTTCAAATTCTAACTTCTCAGAGTTGAGTACTGCTTGCGTTGAAATTATTTCCCGAGTAAATGATGAGGAATCCAGTGTACAG GACCTGGTCTGCAAAACATTTTACGAGTTTTGGTTTGAAGAACCTTCTGGTTCACAGCATTTCGGAGATGGAAGTTCTGTTCCACTTGAGGTGGCTAAGAAAACAGAGCAAATTGTTCAGATGCTGAGAAGGATGCCCAGTCTTCAACCTCTTGTAACTGTGATTAAACGCAACTTAGCTCTTGATTTCTTTTCACAATCTGCTAAAGCTGTTGGCATCAACCCTGTGTCCCTTGCTTCAGTCCGTAAGCGCTGCGAATTGATGTGCAAGTGCTTACTGGAGAAAATACTGCAG GTGACAGAGATGAACACTGGAGAAGGAGAGGTGCAGATGCTACCATACATGAGACTCTTGCATgctttttgtgttgttgatcctaCTCTATGTGCACCAGCTTCTGATCCTTCCCAGTTTGTGATCACCCTACAACCTTATTTGAAGAGTCAG GCTGATAATCGAGTTGCGGCCCAGCTTTTGGAGAGTATAATCTTTGTAATTGATTCTGTTATGCCTTTACTACGGAAGCTTCCTCAAAGTGTTGCCGAAGAACTCGAACAAGATCTGAAGCAAATGATCGTTCGGCATTCTTTCTTGACAGTTGTCCATGCTTGCATCAA GTGCCTCTGCTCTGTAAGTAAAGTCGCTGGAAAAGGTTCAACTATTATTGAACACCTTATCCAGTTATTCTTCAAACGCCTAGATGCCCTAGGTTTCAGTAACAAGCAG AACTTTCAGCAAGTGGGCCGGTCTCTTTTCTGCCTGGGTTTGCTAATACGTTACAGTAGCTCTTTGTTGTGTGCATCTGCTTCCAATAACAGCTTACATGTCGCCAGCAGCCTCAACCTATTTAAGAAATATCTACAGGCCGAGGACTTTGTTATCAAGGTCCGCTCATTGCAG GCACTGGGCTATGTTTTTATTGCTCGTCCTGAATGTATGCTGGAAAAGGATGTAGGCAGAATTTTGGAGGCCACACTTTCTTCTAATACTGATACACGACTCAAG ATGCAATCACTGCAAAACATGTATGAGTATCTTCTTGATGCTGAAAGTCAAATGGGAGCAGATAATGCAAGTGAGAATGAAGTTTCTAATACGGCAGTTGGTGGTCCTAGTGTGCCTGTTGCTGCAGGGGCTGGTGATACCAACATTTGTGGGGGAATAGTTCAGTTGTATTGGGCTAAAATCTTAGAAAGATGCCTGGATGTGAATGAACAAGTGCGTCAGTCTGCTCTTAAG ATTGTGGAAGTTGTATTGCGTCAAGGTCTTGTCCATCCTATTACCTGTGTTCCCTCTTTGATAGCTCTTGAAACAGATCCTCAGGAGGTGAACTCAAAGCTGGCTCATCATTTGTTGATGAACATGAATGAGAA GTATCCATCCTTCTTTGAGAGCCGTCTTGGTGATGGTCTACAAATGTCATTTATGTTCATACGAGCCATGAATAAAGGTGGTTCTCAAAGTTTAAAACCCCAGTCCAAAGCTCCAGATATCATGTCAGGAAAGTCAGACCCTGCCTCATTTACCCATGCAAGGCTTGGGGTGTCTCGAATCTATAAGCTCATCCGTGGAAATCGTATTTCAAGGAACAAATTTATGGCCTCAGTTGTGCGCAAATTTGATACACCAAGCTGGAGTGATTCAGTAGTCCCATTTTTGAT ATACTGCACTGAAATTCTTGCTTTGCTTCCATTCACTTCGCCTGATGAGCCCCTTTATCTGATCTATTCTATAAATCGGATTATTCAAGTTAGGGCTGGCACGGTGGAGGCAAATATGAAGGGATTTTTACAATTTTTACAAGCAGGTTCTCAAAAAATAAATGGAAGTGCGAGCATTCAGACAGAGCCTAATCAACCTGTTAGGTGTGAGACTGAAACAATGGTTATCAACGCAAAAATCGAGGAAGGCTTGGAAGGTAATCATGTCGGTGTAGATTATGGATCAGTGGATTCATATATGCCCCATCTGGCATCATTAAATCCACATGGCATATCAAATGCTGATATGCAGATGATCCAG GTGGAATGTCTGGCAGCTGGTGCTTTGCAGCTGCTTCTGAGGCTAAAGAGGCACCTCAAGATTGTGTATGATCTAAATGATGCCCGTTGCCAG GCATATTCTCCAAATGAACCTCCAAAACCTGGGGAAGGTTTTTCAAGGCAAAGTCTTCCTTTCAATGTGAGTGAAATTAACATAGAGCCCCCAAAGAATTATGAAGACTTTGTCCGGAGATATCAG GATTTCAAGAATGCATTGAAGGAAGATACAGTGGACTATGCAATCTACACGGCGAACATTAAAAGGAAACGCCCCCCTCCAAGAAGAAGCAGGAAATCTGGTCGAGTGATGGGTGGTggtgatgaagatgatgaagactatgaAGATTGGGGTAGTGGAGCGAGGACTATTAATAGTGGCAGAAGAAGCAGTAGCAGGTTAAGGCAGCAATTCTAA